A single Phytohabitans houttuyneae DNA region contains:
- a CDS encoding sensor histidine kinase yields the protein MRAGRGVVHTLVAAGVLLAAVVLPCKAVDVEHSVWESVFTGFSGLLFLGAGAVAHHRRPDNRVGLLMVLVGVGWFAEDVRFIPFALTHTLGLMLSTASSGFLAHLVLAFPTGRLGSRPLQWLVAAAYVAVFGLTPLGALFQDVSHIGPDYQRNLLFIDSPAMLAAVAAVVAAIGASVAGAVAGVLVWRWVRATPPQRRLVGPVLLTFLLGGAASATGNALSQFDAVRIGALTVYKVAFCVLPLVFLAGVLRVRLGRTAVAELLVDLQRPLSPAELRDRLAAALGDPTLQVGYWRPDATELVDAAGAPLPLPPPGSGRTVTYVDRAGQRVAALLHDAALCEDGHVLRAVTAAAGLTLENQRLTAEVRAQLGEVRASRARIVTAVTEERRRMERDLHDGVQQHVVAAAIGIRAVESQLGSETGDGARVLLRACGEGLDTALSDLRSLARGIHPAILSEDGLVAALQSLVERMHAPVELAAAEIPRLPLAVEATAYFVVAEAVTNAMKHAHADRIRITVEPARGAIRVTVDDDGIGGAAVTAGSGLLGLADRVRALDGDLSVRSLPGQGTTVTAILPAGA from the coding sequence TGTCGCTGCGGGTGTGCTGCTCGCAGCGGTCGTGCTCCCGTGCAAGGCGGTCGACGTCGAGCACTCGGTATGGGAGAGCGTCTTCACCGGGTTCAGCGGCCTGCTCTTCCTCGGAGCGGGCGCGGTGGCGCACCACCGCCGGCCGGACAACCGGGTCGGGCTGTTGATGGTGCTCGTCGGCGTCGGCTGGTTCGCCGAAGACGTGCGCTTCATTCCGTTCGCGCTGACCCACACGCTCGGCCTGATGCTCAGCACCGCGTCGAGCGGGTTCCTGGCTCACCTCGTGCTCGCGTTTCCGACCGGCCGGCTGGGCTCGCGGCCGCTGCAGTGGCTCGTGGCCGCCGCCTACGTGGCGGTCTTCGGGCTGACCCCGCTGGGCGCGCTCTTCCAGGACGTGTCCCACATCGGCCCGGACTACCAGCGCAACCTGCTGTTCATCGACTCGCCGGCGATGCTGGCCGCGGTGGCAGCGGTGGTGGCCGCGATCGGTGCGTCGGTGGCCGGCGCCGTGGCTGGAGTGCTCGTCTGGCGGTGGGTGCGGGCCACGCCACCGCAGCGCCGCCTGGTCGGGCCGGTGCTGCTCACGTTCCTCCTCGGCGGTGCGGCATCCGCGACCGGCAACGCGTTGAGCCAGTTCGACGCGGTGCGCATCGGCGCGCTCACGGTGTACAAAGTGGCCTTTTGTGTCTTGCCTTTGGTCTTTCTCGCCGGCGTCCTGCGCGTGCGGCTGGGCCGGACCGCGGTCGCCGAGCTGCTCGTCGACCTGCAGCGGCCGCTGTCGCCGGCGGAGCTGCGCGACCGCCTCGCCGCTGCCCTCGGCGACCCCACCCTCCAGGTTGGATACTGGCGGCCGGACGCCACCGAGCTTGTCGACGCGGCGGGCGCGCCGCTGCCGCTGCCGCCACCGGGCAGCGGCCGGACAGTGACCTATGTGGACCGCGCGGGCCAGCGGGTCGCCGCGCTGCTGCACGACGCGGCGCTGTGCGAAGACGGCCACGTGCTGCGGGCGGTGACCGCGGCTGCCGGCCTGACGCTGGAAAACCAGCGGCTGACCGCCGAGGTGCGGGCGCAGCTCGGCGAGGTCCGGGCGTCAAGGGCGCGGATCGTCACCGCGGTCACCGAGGAGCGCCGCCGCATGGAGCGCGACCTGCACGACGGCGTGCAGCAGCACGTGGTGGCGGCCGCGATCGGCATCCGCGCCGTCGAGAGCCAGCTGGGCTCGGAGACCGGCGACGGCGCACGCGTGCTGCTGCGGGCCTGTGGCGAAGGGCTGGACACCGCGCTGTCCGACCTGCGGTCGCTGGCCCGAGGCATACACCCGGCGATCCTGAGCGAAGACGGCCTGGTCGCCGCCCTCCAGTCCCTTGTCGAGCGGATGCACGCGCCGGTCGAGCTGGCGGCGGCCGAGATCCCCCGGCTGCCGCTGGCGGTCGAGGCCACCGCCTACTTCGTCGTGGCCGAGGCGGTGACCAACGCGATGAAGCACGCCCACGCCGACCGGATCCGGATCACCGTCGAGCCCGCGCGGGGCGCTATCCGCGTGACGGTGGACGACGACGGCATCGGTGGTGCGGCCGTCACCGCGGGCTCGGGCCTGCTGGGGCTTGCCGACCGGGTACGCGCGCTCGACGGCGACCTGTCCGTGCGGAGCCTGCCGGGGCAAGGCACTACGGTTACCGCGATCCTGCCCGCCGGAGCATGA
- a CDS encoding response regulator transcription factor: MTTRVVLADDAALVRTAIGVLLRQHGFDVVAEVGDRPALWDAVASARPDVAVVDVRMPPTNRLEGLEAAIDIRATYPAVGVLVLSQYLESRYLTTLLGDSARGVGYLLKERVGGAADFVDAVRRVAAGGCAVDPEVVSLMLAGRRSDDPLQRLTAREREVLALMAEGRSNQAIGDRLFLTPKTVESHVRSIFLRLDLPPEPESHRRVRAVLAYLRPAAPTRPAAGS, translated from the coding sequence GTGACGACCAGGGTCGTGCTCGCCGACGACGCGGCACTCGTCCGCACGGCGATCGGCGTCCTGCTGCGGCAGCACGGGTTCGACGTGGTCGCGGAGGTGGGGGACCGGCCGGCGCTGTGGGACGCGGTGGCCTCGGCGCGGCCCGACGTGGCCGTGGTCGACGTGCGGATGCCGCCCACGAACCGCCTCGAAGGGCTCGAGGCGGCTATCGACATCCGGGCCACCTATCCCGCGGTCGGGGTACTGGTGCTCTCGCAGTACCTGGAGTCGCGGTACCTGACCACGCTGCTCGGCGACAGCGCCCGCGGCGTCGGATACCTGCTGAAGGAGCGGGTCGGCGGCGCGGCCGACTTCGTCGACGCGGTCCGGCGGGTGGCGGCCGGCGGCTGCGCGGTCGACCCCGAAGTGGTCTCGCTGATGCTGGCCGGCCGGCGCAGCGACGACCCGCTGCAGCGGCTCACCGCGCGCGAGCGGGAGGTGCTGGCCCTGATGGCGGAGGGACGCTCCAACCAGGCGATCGGCGACCGGCTCTTCCTGACCCCCAAGACGGTGGAGTCGCACGTGCGCAGCATCTTCCTGCGCCTGGACCTCCCGCCCGAGCCGGAAAGCCACCGGCGCGTGCGCGCGGTGCTCGCCTACCTGCGACCCGCCGCGCCTACCCGGCCCGCAGCAGGCTCCTGA
- a CDS encoding response regulator transcription factor: protein MDDHAGFRTMAAVLLAAGGFRVLGEAATGADALIVIAALAPDVVLLDVELPDTDGFAVLRSVRAAGLTTRVVLCSVRAAADYGTKLDGCGAAGFLTKSALTAQALRSLLRAG from the coding sequence GTGGACGACCACGCCGGTTTCCGGACGATGGCCGCGGTGCTCCTGGCCGCCGGCGGGTTCCGCGTCCTGGGCGAGGCGGCCACCGGCGCCGACGCGCTCATCGTGATCGCCGCGCTGGCGCCGGACGTGGTGCTGCTCGACGTGGAGCTTCCGGACACGGACGGGTTCGCGGTGCTCCGGTCGGTACGGGCGGCGGGCCTGACGACCCGGGTGGTGCTCTGCTCGGTACGCGCGGCGGCGGACTACGGCACGAAGCTCGACGGCTGCGGGGCCGCCGGGTTTCTCACCAAGTCGGCGCTGACCGCGCAGGCGCTCAGGAGCCTGCTGCGGGCCGGGTAG
- a CDS encoding LGFP repeat-containing protein, translating to MTTCVHDAVGLIGDRWRETGAELGPLGCPLGPEADDGAGNRVQVFERGEIAWCPRQDMVVTCYRLRDYACFEWQLASEHYHYEWWQFEAFIDGRRLGRSASLFTYDGDVPHRQRRGRMPMRIQSAGRYEFEIRGCDDPDGDRCEQGWTKRIGFTVGHRDGNPFPDDAPVDGLIADRWHLYDAWDGPLGRPTGPAVTTAEGARQQTFTNGQISVDPRFGDLATVLYTDREAVFFTWGPASYPEAGGMRPTHYRVDWHREQGEPVVAYLEPDDAWVEFSCGGYQLRDGLPAGRQELRLFPGLPDSPYGEVGPAQPVPSVLFQPRPGGVDLGPAALGGTPAAAVATDAARIRAVVDAFAASGTVLPSKQLYHNEDLGALLVAHLQAVRDHGDGRYTVPGGWLPTATMVNEALLNLRPTSVGTDSDKDLSDLQWVYCRKINGEYDTLLKHLVAIAYRYDDLLQPRVRAHLLDWLLSVRGRHDEAVMTKQLCCNWSELGAAAVAAAGIFLGPIVLPGLGGPPCIPIPESENHVLLIESSRYLTNQLLHRRDPAVDFDNGANGFRQWMLNYLQVAARHDFLEFNARPYLRYTFNALLNLAEFADDEVSTAAQLLLDYLTVKFAVSSSRLRRLGPFRRLRDQSYAEDPVGLNDLYGRDADEMTAFFHHYTGPPPLADGSPGKHIPHWWFIECLLAGLAPYRPPVAAYVLALDETWTGTHSFHLGLRPPIPAGEQADAGVESYYRSPSFLLTSGGIFLNSGYANDGIAKYKNAAMPQPITLLPTGGALTFDQLIRLDVWPDVRSGVNTAAFHGFACGANLHIPAWLKDPATPLQGWYTFNLDADRPEHGNLGLYVAALVTAPAEIYDEGQPSSAWPTNWAFFYAVEATSMPSFEEFERRTIEDNRDLIPGDSSSLRAGVDYVFNAPDGKRIEFVIAPSSDRQFGERFAKGDRYSMRIRRVGNATAPADLQQLPLAAGSSCGPSGTPAASSSSTRAAWTLHGSWTSPMSSTRRAPARSRAPPGTTSCGRPTSPARWTASATATPRPRWSSPPGPWRSSAGSGPSHPTSATPSCTRSPASGTRPRRRPTRTTCPCNSARPRTRGCCTGF from the coding sequence ATGACCACCTGCGTACACGACGCCGTCGGCCTGATCGGCGACCGCTGGCGGGAGACCGGTGCGGAGCTCGGGCCGCTGGGCTGCCCGCTCGGCCCGGAGGCCGACGACGGTGCCGGCAACCGGGTCCAGGTGTTCGAACGCGGCGAGATCGCCTGGTGCCCCAGGCAGGACATGGTCGTCACGTGTTACCGGCTGCGCGACTACGCCTGCTTCGAGTGGCAGCTCGCCAGCGAGCACTACCACTACGAGTGGTGGCAGTTCGAGGCGTTCATCGACGGTCGCCGGCTGGGCCGGTCGGCTTCGCTGTTCACGTACGACGGCGACGTGCCGCACCGGCAGCGGCGCGGTCGCATGCCCATGCGGATCCAGAGCGCGGGCCGCTACGAGTTCGAGATCCGCGGCTGCGACGACCCCGACGGCGACCGCTGCGAACAGGGCTGGACGAAGCGGATCGGGTTCACCGTCGGCCACCGCGACGGCAACCCGTTTCCCGACGACGCGCCCGTCGACGGTCTGATCGCGGACCGATGGCACCTCTACGACGCCTGGGACGGCCCGCTCGGCCGGCCCACCGGTCCCGCGGTCACGACCGCGGAAGGCGCGCGGCAGCAGACGTTCACGAATGGGCAGATCAGCGTCGACCCGCGGTTCGGCGACCTGGCCACGGTCCTCTACACCGACCGGGAGGCCGTCTTCTTCACCTGGGGACCGGCCTCCTACCCGGAAGCGGGCGGCATGCGCCCGACCCACTACCGGGTCGACTGGCACCGGGAGCAGGGCGAGCCCGTCGTCGCGTACCTGGAGCCCGACGACGCGTGGGTCGAGTTCAGCTGCGGCGGCTACCAGCTGCGGGACGGCCTGCCGGCCGGCCGTCAGGAGCTGCGGCTGTTTCCCGGCCTGCCCGACTCGCCGTACGGCGAGGTGGGACCGGCCCAGCCGGTGCCGTCGGTACTGTTCCAGCCGAGGCCGGGCGGGGTGGATCTGGGTCCGGCCGCGCTCGGTGGCACACCGGCGGCGGCCGTGGCCACCGACGCGGCACGCATCCGGGCGGTGGTGGACGCCTTCGCGGCCAGCGGCACCGTGCTGCCGTCGAAGCAGCTGTACCACAACGAGGACCTCGGCGCGCTGCTCGTGGCCCACCTGCAGGCGGTGCGCGACCACGGCGACGGCCGCTACACGGTGCCCGGCGGCTGGCTGCCCACCGCGACGATGGTCAACGAGGCGCTCCTCAACCTGCGGCCGACCTCGGTCGGCACCGACAGCGACAAGGATCTCAGCGACCTGCAGTGGGTGTACTGCCGGAAGATCAATGGCGAGTACGACACCCTGCTCAAGCACCTCGTCGCGATCGCCTACCGCTACGACGACCTGCTCCAGCCGCGGGTCCGCGCGCACCTGCTGGACTGGCTGCTGTCGGTGCGCGGCCGGCACGACGAGGCTGTGATGACCAAGCAGCTGTGCTGCAACTGGTCCGAGCTCGGCGCCGCGGCGGTCGCGGCTGCCGGGATCTTCCTCGGCCCGATCGTGCTGCCGGGCCTGGGTGGGCCGCCGTGCATCCCGATCCCCGAGTCGGAAAACCATGTGCTGCTCATCGAGAGCAGTCGCTACCTCACCAACCAGCTCCTGCACCGGCGGGACCCGGCCGTGGACTTCGACAACGGCGCCAACGGCTTTCGGCAGTGGATGCTCAACTACCTGCAGGTCGCGGCGCGACACGACTTCCTGGAGTTCAACGCGCGGCCGTACCTGCGGTACACGTTCAACGCGCTGCTGAACCTGGCCGAGTTCGCCGACGACGAGGTGTCGACCGCGGCGCAGCTCCTGCTGGACTACCTGACGGTGAAGTTCGCGGTGTCCAGCAGCAGGCTGCGGCGGCTCGGGCCGTTCCGCAGGCTGCGGGATCAGTCCTACGCCGAGGACCCGGTCGGTCTCAACGATCTCTACGGCAGGGACGCCGACGAGATGACCGCCTTCTTCCACCACTACACCGGACCGCCGCCGCTGGCCGATGGCAGCCCCGGCAAGCACATCCCGCACTGGTGGTTCATCGAGTGCCTGCTCGCCGGGCTGGCACCGTACCGGCCGCCGGTAGCCGCCTACGTCCTCGCACTGGACGAGACGTGGACCGGCACCCACTCCTTCCACCTCGGGCTGCGCCCCCCGATCCCGGCCGGCGAACAGGCCGACGCCGGTGTCGAGAGCTACTACCGCTCGCCGTCGTTCCTGCTGACCTCCGGCGGGATCTTCCTCAACAGCGGCTACGCCAACGACGGGATCGCCAAGTACAAGAACGCGGCCATGCCACAGCCGATCACGCTGCTGCCCACCGGTGGCGCCCTGACCTTCGACCAGCTCATCCGCCTCGACGTGTGGCCGGACGTGCGCAGCGGCGTCAACACCGCGGCGTTTCACGGGTTCGCGTGCGGCGCCAACCTGCACATCCCCGCGTGGCTCAAGGACCCGGCCACGCCGTTGCAGGGCTGGTACACGTTCAACCTGGACGCCGACCGGCCCGAGCACGGCAACCTCGGCCTGTACGTCGCCGCACTCGTCACCGCGCCCGCCGAGATCTACGACGAAGGCCAGCCGTCCAGCGCGTGGCCGACCAACTGGGCGTTCTTCTACGCCGTAGAGGCCACGAGCATGCCTTCCTTCGAGGAGTTCGAGCGGCGCACGATCGAGGACAACCGCGACCTGATCCCGGGCGACTCCTCGAGCCTGCGCGCCGGCGTCGACTACGTCTTCAACGCCCCCGACGGCAAGCGGATCGAGTTCGTCATCGCCCCGTCCTCGGACCGCCAGTTCGGCGAGCGGTTCGCCAAGGGCGACCGGTACTCGATGCGCATTCGACGCGTCGGCAACGCGACCGCGCCGGCGGACCTGCAGCAGCTGCCGCTGGCGGCGGGGAGTTCCTGTGGTCCGTCGGGCACACCGGCCGCTTCGAGTTCATCTACCCGGGCTGCCTGGACACTCCACGGGTCCTGGACTTCACCGATGTCGAGCACCCGTCGCGCTCCGGCCCGCTCGCGTGCACCTCCTGGTACGACGAGCTGTGGGCGGCCTACTTCGCCCGCGCGTTGGACCGCCTCCGCAACGGCGACGCCGCGGCCGCGCTGGAGCTCACCGCCCGGACCCTGGAGGAGTTCGGCCGGATCCGGGCCGTCACACCCGACCTCAGCAACGCCAAGCTGTACGAGATCGCCGGCCAGTGGCACGCGACCGCGCAGGCGGCCCACCCGCACGACGTGCCCGTGCAACTCGGCGCGGCCCAGAACGCGTGGCTGCTGTACCGGTTTCTGA